A DNA window from Desulfuromonas sp. contains the following coding sequences:
- a CDS encoding TIGR00282 family metallophosphoesterase has translation MKLLFIGDIVGRPGRYALNERLGRLIDRHAIDLTIANCENAAAGFGLTVDVAEELFGYGVDVMTSGNHIWDKRDIVDYLNAEERVLRPANYPGEVPGRGGGQFRTNTGITVGVMNLEGRVFMNDLDCPFQTVDRLITELADSDILLVDMHAEATSEKMALGWYLAGRVSAVIGTHTHVQTADERILPGGTAYISDVGMTGSRDGVIGMRREPIIEKFLTQRPVRFEVAKKDPALCAVVVDIDESSGKARQIERVMELVS, from the coding sequence GTGAAGCTTCTTTTTATTGGAGATATCGTCGGTCGACCCGGGCGCTATGCTCTCAACGAACGGCTCGGGCGGCTGATCGATCGGCACGCTATCGATCTGACGATTGCCAATTGCGAAAATGCTGCCGCCGGCTTCGGGTTGACAGTCGATGTAGCCGAGGAGCTGTTTGGTTACGGCGTTGATGTCATGACCTCCGGCAATCATATCTGGGACAAGCGGGACATTGTCGATTATCTGAATGCCGAGGAGCGGGTTCTGCGGCCGGCAAATTATCCCGGAGAGGTTCCGGGCAGAGGGGGCGGGCAGTTCCGAACCAACACCGGAATCACGGTTGGCGTAATGAACCTCGAAGGCCGGGTATTCATGAATGATCTTGATTGCCCGTTTCAGACCGTTGATCGTCTCATCACCGAGCTTGCCGACAGTGATATCCTGCTTGTTGATATGCATGCCGAAGCGACCAGTGAAAAAATGGCGCTCGGCTGGTACCTGGCCGGTCGGGTTTCTGCCGTTATCGGGACCCATACGCATGTGCAGACCGCAGACGAACGGATTCTGCCTGGCGGCACGGCGTACATTTCTGATGTCGGCATGACCGGGAGTCGTGACGGGGTCATCGGGATGCGGCGGGAGCCAATTATTGAAAAGTTCCTGACCCAGAGACCGGTCCGTTTCGAAGTTGCAAAGAAAGATCCTGCACTCTGTGCGGTTGTCGTCGATATCGATGAATCGAGCGGCAAGGCACGACAGATTGAGCGGGTGATGGAGCTGGTCAGCTGA
- a CDS encoding cell division protein ZapB produces the protein MSDDIVARLEKKIDELLARKARLEKENDRLSRIQQAFLDERKHCRKELDSILSKLDQLG, from the coding sequence GTGTCTGATGATATTGTTGCACGTCTGGAAAAGAAAATTGATGAGCTCCTTGCCCGGAAAGCACGTCTGGAGAAGGAGAATGACAGACTCAGCCGGATTCAGCAGGCCTTTCTCGATGAAAGAAAGCACTGTCGCAAAGAGCTCGATTCAATCCTTTCCAAATTGGATCAACTGGGATAG
- a CDS encoding 5-formyltetrahydrofolate cyclo-ligase, translated as MPKNLLRQKLLKQRQRIDGSDCLRRSDVIQQALLNRPEYQDAELLALYAPIRNEVQTSALFSAARKVGKRVCFPRVQGDSLEFFEVDDCSALKPGSFGIAEPLDGKPVSVAAIDLMVVPGVGFDRLGYRLGYGRGYYDRLVNSGRPAVMAGLAYEIQIVEELPKEDHDVRLDLLVTDNGIIKIER; from the coding sequence ATGCCGAAAAACCTTTTACGGCAAAAACTACTTAAGCAGAGACAGCGAATCGATGGTTCGGATTGTCTGCGGCGCAGTGATGTAATCCAGCAGGCGTTGTTGAATCGACCCGAATATCAGGATGCCGAATTGCTGGCATTGTACGCGCCAATCCGGAATGAGGTTCAGACCTCGGCTCTTTTTTCAGCGGCCCGAAAGGTCGGAAAGAGGGTCTGCTTTCCGCGGGTGCAGGGTGACTCTCTGGAGTTTTTCGAGGTCGACGATTGCTCAGCCTTAAAGCCCGGCTCGTTCGGGATCGCCGAACCACTCGATGGCAAGCCGGTGAGTGTCGCTGCTATCGACCTGATGGTTGTGCCGGGAGTCGGTTTTGATCGGCTCGGTTATCGACTCGGTTACGGACGCGGTTATTATGACCGGCTTGTCAACTCCGGTCGGCCGGCGGTAATGGCCGGTTTGGCCTACGAGATTCAGATCGTTGAAGAATTGCCGAAAGAGGATCACGATGTTCGTCTTGACCTTCTCGTGACTGACAACGGGATTATAAAAATTGAACGCTAA
- a CDS encoding signal recognition particle-docking protein FtsY: MNAPWLDQLLQKTQSLLGAIGVAEASRPVGALILLYVCATLISLLFVFVVWRISRRKSGLSVNETTAPEKSGEPVVQEEKRPDDSIAIGMDPEAEAVVAPEVTVLERMRSGLGKTRDSLVGRLDGLFGSQSRFSPEMIEELEEILITSDFGMPTTQALVRALEERFSGSDAPSSEIYAGLKEEISLRLRLVAVPDREIAAGPKVIMMVGVNGVGKTTTIGKLASRYAADGKKVLLGAGDTFRAAAAEQLEVWARRAGVDIVRHQEGGDPAAVAFDAVKAAIARKSDLLIIDTAGRLHTKANLMEELKKVCRVLGRELAGAPHQTLLVVDATTGQNALAQARLFKEAVDVDGIVLTKLDGTAKGGIVVAISNDLKIPVRYIGIGEAIDDLRPFDPDLFAAALFDGSDGA, translated from the coding sequence ATGAACGCCCCCTGGTTGGATCAATTACTGCAGAAAACTCAAAGCCTTCTGGGTGCCATCGGTGTGGCTGAAGCCTCGCGTCCGGTCGGTGCGCTGATCCTTCTTTATGTTTGTGCAACCCTGATCTCTCTGTTGTTCGTATTCGTCGTCTGGCGCATCAGTCGCCGCAAGTCAGGGCTCTCTGTAAATGAAACAACGGCGCCCGAAAAAAGCGGCGAGCCGGTTGTGCAAGAAGAAAAGCGGCCAGACGACTCCATTGCCATCGGCATGGATCCGGAGGCTGAAGCGGTTGTCGCCCCTGAGGTAACGGTTCTGGAACGAATGCGCTCCGGTCTCGGCAAAACCCGGGATTCGCTGGTCGGTCGTCTGGACGGCCTTTTCGGCAGCCAGAGCCGGTTCAGCCCGGAAATGATTGAAGAACTCGAAGAGATTCTGATCACTTCCGATTTCGGGATGCCAACGACGCAGGCTCTGGTTCGGGCCCTGGAAGAGAGATTCTCCGGCAGTGATGCGCCATCGTCAGAGATATATGCCGGGTTAAAGGAAGAGATCAGCCTCCGGCTCAGGCTGGTTGCCGTCCCGGATCGCGAAATTGCGGCGGGTCCGAAGGTTATCATGATGGTCGGCGTCAACGGCGTCGGCAAGACGACGACGATCGGCAAGCTGGCCAGTCGCTACGCCGCTGACGGTAAAAAGGTATTGCTCGGCGCCGGCGATACTTTCCGGGCCGCGGCTGCTGAGCAACTTGAAGTCTGGGCCAGGCGGGCCGGAGTTGATATCGTTCGGCACCAGGAGGGCGGCGATCCGGCGGCAGTCGCCTTTGATGCAGTCAAGGCGGCGATTGCCCGGAAGAGCGATCTTCTGATTATCGATACGGCCGGCCGGCTTCATACCAAGGCCAACCTGATGGAAGAGCTCAAGAAGGTATGCCGTGTGCTCGGGCGCGAACTTGCCGGGGCGCCGCACCAGACTCTTCTGGTTGTTGATGCAACGACCGGTCAGAATGCATTGGCCCAGGCCCGCCTGTTCAAGGAGGCGGTCGATGTCGATGGCATTGTGCTGACCAAACTTGATGGTACGGCCAAGGGCGGAATCGTTGTCGCGATCAGCAATGACCTTAAGATTCCGGTCCGCTATATCGGCATCGGTGAGGCGATCGATGATTTGCGTCCGTTTGATCCCGATCTTTTTGCCGCAGCACTGTTTGACGGCAGTGATGGCGCTTGA
- a CDS encoding tyrosine--tRNA ligase — protein sequence MNLVEELTWRGMVHDITPGAEEQLQKEMTAAYVGIDPTADSLHIGHLVSVMMLKHLQIAGHKPIALIGGATGMIGDPSGKSVERNLLDEKTLRHNEACLKKQLTKFLDFDSDVDNAAELVNNYDWMKDFGFLEFIRDIGKHITVNYMMAKDSVKKRLGEEAKMGLSFTEFTYQLVQATDFLHLYREKNCKLQMGGSDQWGNITTGTELIRRKQGGEAFALTCPLITKADGGKFGKTESGNVWLDPKLTTPYKFYQFWLNVSDADAERYIKIFTLLPRDEVAALVKEQETAPHLRPLQKRLAREVTCMVHGEEEYDKAVEASQILFGKATAESLTRLDRETFLSVFEGVPTYKVGRAMLDAGVPVIELLAEETDVFPSKGELRRTIKGNGLSLNKARLSDQEYIVTAADLVNGSYILVQKGKKNYFIIEAV from the coding sequence ATGAACCTTGTTGAAGAATTGACCTGGCGCGGGATGGTCCACGACATCACCCCCGGCGCGGAAGAACAGCTGCAAAAAGAGATGACCGCGGCTTATGTCGGGATCGACCCGACGGCCGACTCATTACATATCGGTCACCTGGTCAGCGTGATGATGCTTAAGCATCTCCAGATTGCCGGCCATAAACCGATCGCCTTGATTGGTGGGGCGACCGGGATGATCGGCGACCCGTCCGGCAAGTCGGTCGAACGCAATCTGCTCGACGAAAAAACCCTCCGTCATAACGAAGCATGTTTAAAGAAACAGCTGACGAAGTTTCTCGACTTTGATTCGGATGTCGACAATGCGGCCGAGCTGGTCAATAACTACGACTGGATGAAGGATTTCGGCTTTCTCGAGTTCATTCGCGATATCGGCAAGCATATTACCGTTAATTACATGATGGCCAAGGACAGTGTTAAAAAACGTTTGGGCGAAGAAGCCAAGATGGGTCTCTCTTTTACCGAGTTTACCTACCAATTGGTTCAGGCGACCGATTTTTTACATCTTTATCGTGAGAAGAACTGCAAGTTGCAGATGGGGGGCTCCGACCAATGGGGGAATATCACGACCGGGACAGAGCTCATCCGCCGAAAACAAGGGGGTGAAGCCTTTGCCCTGACCTGTCCGCTGATCACCAAGGCGGACGGCGGCAAATTCGGCAAAACCGAAAGCGGCAATGTCTGGCTCGATCCGAAATTGACAACTCCCTACAAGTTCTACCAGTTCTGGCTCAATGTCTCTGACGCCGATGCAGAGAGGTACATTAAGATCTTCACGCTCTTGCCCAGGGATGAGGTGGCCGCACTGGTTAAGGAACAGGAAACCGCACCACACCTGCGGCCGCTGCAGAAGCGCCTGGCCAGAGAGGTGACCTGCATGGTTCACGGCGAGGAGGAGTACGATAAGGCAGTCGAGGCTTCACAGATTCTGTTTGGCAAAGCAACGGCTGAAAGCCTGACACGACTCGACAGAGAGACCTTTCTTTCAGTTTTTGAAGGGGTCCCGACCTATAAGGTCGGCCGGGCCATGCTCGACGCGGGGGTTCCGGTTATTGAACTGCTCGCAGAGGAGACCGATGTGTTCCCGTCAAAAGGCGAATTGCGCCGCACGATAAAAGGGAACGGACTCAGTCTCAACAAGGCCAGGCTGAGCGACCAGGAGTATATAGTCACGGCGGCGGACCTGGTCAACGGGTCATATATTCTGGTCCAGAAGGGCAAGAAGAATTATTTTATCATCGAGGCGGTTTGA
- the rny gene encoding ribonuclease Y encodes MKIEIVIMIGIAAAGLGAVVGAILRSKLGSTKIANAERVAAEIVGNANRDAESVRKEADILAKDTVFKAKSAWEDEVREMRREIQSQEKRLQQKEENLDRKSEQLDSRDSDLLRRDQSLRDKEANLTSKQQEAEELVAEQRSRLEKVSGMSSEEAKKMLVESMESEARHDAAKLIKQIEEEAHEVADKKAKNILALAIQRYAGDYVAEKSVSVVPLPNDEMKGRIIGREGRNIRAIEAATGIDLIIDDTPEAVIISGFNPVRREVARLSLEKLIADGRIHPSRIEEVVKKSEQEVDESIRESGEQATFDVGVHGIHQEIMKLVGRLRYRTSYGQNVLQHSLEVSFLCGIMASELGIDVKMARRAGLLHDIGKAVDHEIEGSHAVIGADLARKYGEAPEIIHALAAHHEDEKPETILAVLVQAADALSGARPGARREMLETYVKRLEELEKIGTSLPGCNSCFAIQAGREIRVMVSSDDVSDEHAHVVARDIAKKIEQEMTYPGQIKVNVIRETRAVEYAK; translated from the coding sequence GTGAAGATAGAAATAGTAATCATGATAGGAATCGCAGCTGCCGGCCTCGGTGCCGTGGTTGGTGCGATATTGCGGAGCAAGCTTGGCAGTACGAAAATAGCCAATGCCGAAAGGGTCGCCGCGGAGATCGTTGGTAATGCCAATCGCGATGCCGAATCGGTGCGTAAGGAAGCTGACATCCTGGCCAAGGATACGGTTTTCAAGGCCAAGTCAGCCTGGGAAGATGAGGTTCGCGAAATGCGCCGTGAGATACAATCTCAGGAAAAGCGGCTGCAGCAGAAAGAAGAGAATCTCGATCGCAAGTCGGAACAACTCGACAGCCGGGACAGCGACCTGTTGCGGCGCGATCAGAGTCTGCGCGACAAGGAGGCGAATCTGACCAGCAAACAACAGGAAGCGGAAGAACTGGTTGCCGAGCAACGCAGCAGGCTGGAGAAGGTCTCCGGCATGAGTTCGGAAGAGGCCAAGAAGATGCTGGTTGAGTCGATGGAAAGCGAAGCACGGCACGATGCCGCCAAGCTGATCAAGCAGATCGAGGAAGAGGCGCATGAGGTTGCCGACAAGAAAGCGAAAAATATTCTCGCGCTCGCAATCCAACGTTACGCCGGTGATTATGTCGCCGAGAAATCAGTCAGTGTTGTGCCGTTGCCGAATGATGAAATGAAAGGCCGGATCATCGGGCGAGAAGGAAGAAATATCAGGGCAATTGAAGCTGCCACGGGGATCGATCTGATCATTGACGATACGCCGGAAGCGGTCATTATCTCAGGCTTCAACCCGGTGCGGCGTGAAGTTGCCCGTCTCTCTCTTGAAAAACTGATTGCCGATGGCCGGATCCATCCGTCGCGGATTGAAGAAGTGGTCAAGAAGTCGGAGCAGGAGGTTGATGAGTCGATACGTGAATCGGGAGAGCAGGCGACTTTCGATGTTGGCGTCCATGGTATCCATCAGGAGATTATGAAACTGGTCGGCCGGCTCCGTTACCGGACCTCTTACGGACAGAACGTGCTGCAGCATTCTCTGGAAGTGTCGTTTCTGTGCGGTATCATGGCCTCCGAACTCGGGATTGATGTCAAGATGGCGCGCCGGGCCGGTCTGTTGCATGATATCGGCAAGGCGGTCGATCACGAGATTGAAGGGTCGCATGCGGTCATCGGTGCAGATCTTGCGCGCAAGTATGGAGAAGCTCCTGAAATTATCCATGCCCTGGCCGCGCATCATGAAGATGAAAAGCCGGAAACGATTCTGGCCGTACTGGTACAGGCTGCCGATGCTCTCTCCGGCGCCCGGCCAGGGGCCCGTCGTGAAATGCTTGAAACCTATGTAAAGCGTCTTGAGGAACTCGAGAAAATCGGAACCTCGCTACCCGGTTGTAACAGCTGTTTTGCCATTCAGGCCGGCCGGGAGATCAGGGTTATGGTCTCGAGTGACGATGTATCGGATGAGCATGCCCATGTTGTGGCACGCGACATTGCCAAGAAGATCGAACAGGAGATGACCTATCCCGGTCAGATCAAGGTTAATGTCATCCGGGAAACCCGGGCTGTCGAATATGCGAAATAA